A genome region from Erigeron canadensis isolate Cc75 chromosome 3, C_canadensis_v1, whole genome shotgun sequence includes the following:
- the LOC122594428 gene encoding cytochrome b-c1 complex subunit 7-2, mitochondrial-like: protein MASSKLVKAILDPKKNWFAALHKKTVSNRLRKYGLRYDDLYDPMESLDIKEALDRLPREIVDARNQRILRAMDLSMKHEYLPEDLQAQQTPFRSYLTDMLNLVEREKAEREALGALPLKQRTLP from the exons ATGGCGAGTTCAAAGTTGGTGAAAGCAATTTTAGATCCAAAGAAAAACTGGTTTGCTGCTTTACATAAGAAAACCGTCTCCAATCGGCTTCGTAAATACG gaTTAAGATATGATGATTTGTACGATCCAATGGAATCATTGGATATAAAGGAAGCGTTGGATAGGCTGCCTCGTGAGATTGTTGATGCTCGAAACCAACGTATTTTGCGTGCCATGGATCTTTCCATGAAACATGAGTACCTTCCTGAAGATCTTcag GCACAACAGACTCCATTTAGGAGTTATCTGACTGATATGCTGAACCTG GTAGAGAGGGAAAAAGCAGAACGCGAAGCCCTTGGAGCATTGCCTCTAAAGCAGCGTACCCTGCCATAG